The Chlorocebus sabaeus isolate Y175 chromosome 6, mChlSab1.0.hap1, whole genome shotgun sequence genome has a segment encoding these proteins:
- the FBXW9 gene encoding F-box/WD repeat-containing protein 9 isoform X3, with product MELPLGQCHDSRSWDDDSDPESETDPDAQAEAYVARVLSPPKSGLAFPRPSQLSTPAASPSASEPRAASRVSAVSEPGLLSLPPELLLEICSYLDARLVLHVLSRVCHALRDLVYDRVTWRLRALRRVRAPYPVVEEKNFDWPAACIALEEHLSRWAEDGRRAEYFCLADGHLAAVDSVLLLQGGSLCLSGSRDRTVNLWDLRQLGTEPSQVLVKTLGTKRNSTHEGWVWSLAAQDHRVCSGSWDSTVKLWDLAADGQQFGEIKTSSAVLCLSYLSDVLVTGTYDKKVAIYDPRASPALLKCQQLHSRPVLALVADDQHIISGSEDRTLVVVDRRANRVLQRLQLDSYLLCMSYQEPQLWAGDNHGLLHVFVNRNGCLQLIRVHVPTDPPRTICTRKYNSTLNRVCAEGNLVVAGSGDVSLEVWRLPA from the exons ATGGAGCTTCCCCTAGGGCAGTGCCATGATTCCCGCTCCTGGGACGATGACTCGGACCCAGAGTCAGAGACAGACCCAGACGCGCAGGCCGAGGCCTACGTGGCCCGCGTTCTCAGTCCGCCAAAATCCGGGCTGGCGTTCCCGCGTCCCTCGCAGCTATCCACGCCCGCCGCGTCCCCGAGCGCTTCGGAGCCTCGGGCCGCGTCCAGGGTTTCGGCCGTAAGTGAGCCAGGCCTTCTGAGCCTTCCCCCGGAGCTGCTGCTCGAGATCTGCTCCTACCTGGACGCCCGCCTTGTGCTCCACGTACTGTCGCGCGTGTGCCACGCGCTGCGCGACCTCGTGTATGACCGTGTCACCTGGAGGCTACGCGCGCTACGCCGCGTACGCGCGCCCTACCCAGTGGTGGAAG AGAAGAACTTTGACTGGCCGGCAGCCTGCATTGCGCTGGAGGAGCACCTGTCCCGCTGGGCAGAGGATGGGCGCCGGGCCGAATACTTCTGCTTGGCTGATGGGCACCTGGCTGCCGTTGACTCAGTGCTGCTGCTCCAG GGTGGGTCACTCTGTCTGTCGGGCTCCCGAGATCGCACTGTCAACTTGTGGGACCTGCGGCAGCTGGGGACGGAGCCCAGCCAGGTTCTGGTCAAGACCTTGGGCACTAAGCGGAATAGTACCCACGAG ggctgggtgtggtcacTGGCAGCGCAGGACCACCGCGTGTGCTCTGGCTCCTGGGACAGCACAGTGAAGCTCTGGGACCTGGCAGCAGATGGGCAGCAGTTCGGCGAGATAAA GACCAGCTCAGCCGTGCTGTGCCTCTCCTACCTGTCTGACGTCCTGGTGACTGGCACCTATgacaagaaggtggccatctatgACCCCAGAG CCAGCCCAGCCCTGTTGAAGTGCCAGCAACTACACTCCAGACCCGTGCTGGCCCTGGTGGCGGATGACCAGCACATCATCTCAGGCAGCGAGGACCGCACCCTGGTAGTGGTGGACCGCCGAGCCAACAGAGTCCTGCAGCGTCTGCAG CTGGACTCTTACCTGCTCTGCATGTCCTACCAGGAACCCCAGCTCTGGGCTGGTGACAACCACGGCCTGCTGCACGTCTTCGTCAACCGCAACGGCTGCTTACAGCTTATCCGG GTGCACGTGCCCACAGACCCACCAAGGACCATCTGCACCCGAAAGTACAACAGTACGCTCAATAGG G
- the FBXW9 gene encoding F-box/WD repeat-containing protein 9 isoform X2 translates to MELPLGQCHDSRSWDDDSDPESETDPDAQAEAYVARVLSPPKSGLAFPRPSQLSTPAASPSASEPRAASRVSAVSEPGLLSLPPELLLEICSYLDARLVLHVLSRVCHALRDLVYDRVTWRLRALRRVRAPYPVVEEKNFDWPAACIALEEHLSRWAEDGRRAEYFCLADGHLAAVDSVLLLQGGSLCLSGSRDRTVNLWDLRQLGTEPSQVLVKTLGTKRNSTHEGWVWSLAAQDHRVCSGSWDSTVKLWDLAADGQQFGEIKTSSAVLCLSYLSDVLVTGTYDKKVAIYDPRASPALLKCQQLHSRPVLALVADDQHIISGSEDRTLVVVDRRANRVLQRLQEPQLWAGDNHGLLHVFVNRNGCLQLIRSFDVGHSFPITGIQYSVGALYTTSTDRSIRVHVPTDPPRTICTRKYNSTLNRVCAEGNLVVAGSGDVSLEVWRLPA, encoded by the exons ATGGAGCTTCCCCTAGGGCAGTGCCATGATTCCCGCTCCTGGGACGATGACTCGGACCCAGAGTCAGAGACAGACCCAGACGCGCAGGCCGAGGCCTACGTGGCCCGCGTTCTCAGTCCGCCAAAATCCGGGCTGGCGTTCCCGCGTCCCTCGCAGCTATCCACGCCCGCCGCGTCCCCGAGCGCTTCGGAGCCTCGGGCCGCGTCCAGGGTTTCGGCCGTAAGTGAGCCAGGCCTTCTGAGCCTTCCCCCGGAGCTGCTGCTCGAGATCTGCTCCTACCTGGACGCCCGCCTTGTGCTCCACGTACTGTCGCGCGTGTGCCACGCGCTGCGCGACCTCGTGTATGACCGTGTCACCTGGAGGCTACGCGCGCTACGCCGCGTACGCGCGCCCTACCCAGTGGTGGAAG AGAAGAACTTTGACTGGCCGGCAGCCTGCATTGCGCTGGAGGAGCACCTGTCCCGCTGGGCAGAGGATGGGCGCCGGGCCGAATACTTCTGCTTGGCTGATGGGCACCTGGCTGCCGTTGACTCAGTGCTGCTGCTCCAG GGTGGGTCACTCTGTCTGTCGGGCTCCCGAGATCGCACTGTCAACTTGTGGGACCTGCGGCAGCTGGGGACGGAGCCCAGCCAGGTTCTGGTCAAGACCTTGGGCACTAAGCGGAATAGTACCCACGAG ggctgggtgtggtcacTGGCAGCGCAGGACCACCGCGTGTGCTCTGGCTCCTGGGACAGCACAGTGAAGCTCTGGGACCTGGCAGCAGATGGGCAGCAGTTCGGCGAGATAAA GACCAGCTCAGCCGTGCTGTGCCTCTCCTACCTGTCTGACGTCCTGGTGACTGGCACCTATgacaagaaggtggccatctatgACCCCAGAG CCAGCCCAGCCCTGTTGAAGTGCCAGCAACTACACTCCAGACCCGTGCTGGCCCTGGTGGCGGATGACCAGCACATCATCTCAGGCAGCGAGGACCGCACCCTGGTAGTGGTGGACCGCCGAGCCAACAGAGTCCTGCAGCGTCTGCAG GAACCCCAGCTCTGGGCTGGTGACAACCACGGCCTGCTGCACGTCTTCGTCAACCGCAACGGCTGCTTACAGCTTATCCGG TCCTTTGACGTGGGCCACAGCTTTCCCATCACTGGGATCCAGTACTCAGTGGGAGCCTTGTACACCACATCCACTGACAGGTCCATCCGG GTGCACGTGCCCACAGACCCACCAAGGACCATCTGCACCCGAAAGTACAACAGTACGCTCAATAGG G
- the FBXW9 gene encoding F-box/WD repeat-containing protein 9 isoform X1, whose product MELPLGQCHDSRSWDDDSDPESETDPDAQAEAYVARVLSPPKSGLAFPRPSQLSTPAASPSASEPRAASRVSAVSEPGLLSLPPELLLEICSYLDARLVLHVLSRVCHALRDLVYDRVTWRLRALRRVRAPYPVVEEKNFDWPAACIALEEHLSRWAEDGRRAEYFCLADGHLAAVDSVLLLQGGSLCLSGSRDRTVNLWDLRQLGTEPSQVLVKTLGTKRNSTHEGWVWSLAAQDHRVCSGSWDSTVKLWDLAADGQQFGEIKTSSAVLCLSYLSDVLVTGTYDKKVAIYDPRASPALLKCQQLHSRPVLALVADDQHIISGSEDRTLVVVDRRANRVLQRLQLDSYLLCMSYQEPQLWAGDNHGLLHVFVNRNGCLQLIRSFDVGHSFPITGIQYSVGALYTTSTDRSIRVHVPTDPPRTICTRKYNSTLNRVCAEGNLVVAGSGDVSLEVWRLPA is encoded by the exons ATGGAGCTTCCCCTAGGGCAGTGCCATGATTCCCGCTCCTGGGACGATGACTCGGACCCAGAGTCAGAGACAGACCCAGACGCGCAGGCCGAGGCCTACGTGGCCCGCGTTCTCAGTCCGCCAAAATCCGGGCTGGCGTTCCCGCGTCCCTCGCAGCTATCCACGCCCGCCGCGTCCCCGAGCGCTTCGGAGCCTCGGGCCGCGTCCAGGGTTTCGGCCGTAAGTGAGCCAGGCCTTCTGAGCCTTCCCCCGGAGCTGCTGCTCGAGATCTGCTCCTACCTGGACGCCCGCCTTGTGCTCCACGTACTGTCGCGCGTGTGCCACGCGCTGCGCGACCTCGTGTATGACCGTGTCACCTGGAGGCTACGCGCGCTACGCCGCGTACGCGCGCCCTACCCAGTGGTGGAAG AGAAGAACTTTGACTGGCCGGCAGCCTGCATTGCGCTGGAGGAGCACCTGTCCCGCTGGGCAGAGGATGGGCGCCGGGCCGAATACTTCTGCTTGGCTGATGGGCACCTGGCTGCCGTTGACTCAGTGCTGCTGCTCCAG GGTGGGTCACTCTGTCTGTCGGGCTCCCGAGATCGCACTGTCAACTTGTGGGACCTGCGGCAGCTGGGGACGGAGCCCAGCCAGGTTCTGGTCAAGACCTTGGGCACTAAGCGGAATAGTACCCACGAG ggctgggtgtggtcacTGGCAGCGCAGGACCACCGCGTGTGCTCTGGCTCCTGGGACAGCACAGTGAAGCTCTGGGACCTGGCAGCAGATGGGCAGCAGTTCGGCGAGATAAA GACCAGCTCAGCCGTGCTGTGCCTCTCCTACCTGTCTGACGTCCTGGTGACTGGCACCTATgacaagaaggtggccatctatgACCCCAGAG CCAGCCCAGCCCTGTTGAAGTGCCAGCAACTACACTCCAGACCCGTGCTGGCCCTGGTGGCGGATGACCAGCACATCATCTCAGGCAGCGAGGACCGCACCCTGGTAGTGGTGGACCGCCGAGCCAACAGAGTCCTGCAGCGTCTGCAG CTGGACTCTTACCTGCTCTGCATGTCCTACCAGGAACCCCAGCTCTGGGCTGGTGACAACCACGGCCTGCTGCACGTCTTCGTCAACCGCAACGGCTGCTTACAGCTTATCCGG TCCTTTGACGTGGGCCACAGCTTTCCCATCACTGGGATCCAGTACTCAGTGGGAGCCTTGTACACCACATCCACTGACAGGTCCATCCGG GTGCACGTGCCCACAGACCCACCAAGGACCATCTGCACCCGAAAGTACAACAGTACGCTCAATAGG G